From one Humulus lupulus chromosome 8, drHumLupu1.1, whole genome shotgun sequence genomic stretch:
- the LOC133795274 gene encoding protein FAR1-RELATED SEQUENCE 1-like, translating into MYRKVEEQITSALAYSVESTNVSIDFRFYSLTRFPKGLVRSRVRYHIVDGHINCTCMLFESDGIPCRHIFAVMKYLNIPCIPESLYKDRWKKDAKNTIGLKKLSQSTVPPDVLVCTRWGSLTSRFNAMGYYATKHNENFEEAMNEMSRMEQKFKSMSVEVQSVDQVSNVAPTNSRNHPANRGIRDPTVVRMKGRETNKSKSKEKDT; encoded by the coding sequence ATGTACAGAAAAGTTGAGGAACAGATCACGAGTGCCCTGGCTTACTCAGTGGAGTCCACCAATGTATCCATTGACTTCAGGTTCTACTCACTGACGCGGTTTCCAAAGGGACTTGTACGAAGTAGGGTGCGCTACCATATTGTCGATGGTCATATAAACTGTACGTGTATGTTGTTCGAGTCGGATGGAATTCCATGTCGACATATATTTGCAGTTATGAAGTACCTCAACATACCATGCATTCCTGAATCTCTTTATAAGGACCGGTGGAAGAAGGATGCGAAAAACACAATTGGGTTAAAAAAATTATCCCAGTCAACGGTGCCACCGGATGTGCTAGTTTGTACAAGATGGGGATCTTTAACTTCGCGTTTCAATGCAATGGGATACTATGCCACAAAacataatgaaaattttgaagaGGCAATGAATGAAATGTCACGTATGGAACAAAAATTTAAGTCAATGTCAGTGGAGGTCCAATCTGTAGACCAAGTTTCAAATGTGGCTCCTACTAACAGCCGCAATCACCCCGCTAACAGAGGAATCCGAGACCCAACTGTGGTAAGAATGAAGGGGAGGGAAACAAACAAGTCAAAATCAAAAGAGAAGGACACATAA
- the LOC133795273 gene encoding protein FAR1-RELATED SEQUENCE 5-like: MENKMVTTLAELQIYNKQPHDLSKEDIIGKHLESLDKWEEFFSEYSKWMGFSVRKEDVRRDHENNPWQRKWVCSNQGFRREKWTNLLNRKKKPRPITRTGCLALLRVNLDMTENTWVAKDFNPKHNHELASKRELHFLRSNRAIPESIGAQVMSMRRSGIRTCHIFNHLAQERGGREYVPFLKKDLYNWIGRQRLLQHEEETDAEGALGYLACMGRSDTDFFETHTIDVENRLADLFWADGISRRDYACFGDIMAFDSTYKKNSYNKPLLIFVGLNHLLCYMTRPRRHILGF; the protein is encoded by the coding sequence ATGGAGAATAAAATGGTCACAACACTTGCAGAACTTCAAATTTACAACAAGCAGCCACATGATCTGTCAAAAGAAGACATCATAGGCAAACACCTCGAAAGTCTCGATAAATGGGAAGAGTTTTTTTCCGAATACTCGAAATGGATGGGGTTTAGTGTTCGCAAGGAAGATGTTCGACGTGACCATGAAAACAACCCGTGGCAACGTAAATGGGTTTGCTCAAACCAAGGTTTTCGACGCGAAAAGTGGACAAACCTTCTAAACCGTAAGAAAAAACCAAGACCTATAACAAGAACGGGGTGTCTCGCACTTCTACGCGTGAACTTGGACATGACGGAAAACACTTGGGTGGCGAAAGACTTCAATCCGAAACATAATCATGAATTAGCTTCGAAAAGGGAATTGCACTTCTTGCGATCTAATCGAGCCATACCAGAGTCAATCGGAGCCCAGGTAATGTCGATGCGACGATCAGGTATACGCACTTGCCACATATTCAACCACCTAGCACAAGAAAGAGGAGGACGTGAGTATGTACCCTTCCTGAAAAAGGATCTTTACAATTGGATTGGTCGGCAAAGACTACTTCAACATGAAGAAGAAACTGACGCTGAAGGAGCATTGGGGTACTTGGCATGTATGGGCCGCTCTGATACTGACTTTTTTGAGACACACACAATTGATGTAGAAAATAGGTTGGCAGACCTATTTTGGGCTGATGGAATTTCTCGTCGTGATTATGCTTGTTTTGGGGACATTATGGCTTTCGACTCCACCTACAAGAAGAACTCATACAATAAGCCCCTGCTTATCTTTGTCGGGTTGAATCACTTGCTTTGCTATATGACGAGACCGAGGAGACATATACTTGGGTTTTAG